A single genomic interval of uncultured Desulfobulbus sp. harbors:
- a CDS encoding twin-arginine translocation pathway signal protein produces the protein MSIDSRGGQVGRSRKAMWLQWGLVLALLFVVPQFVLADTAAEIDRDVNNALNKLYQTTPVARRVAGIAKGILVFPNIIKGGFIIGGQYGEGALRVGGKTTGYYRSLAASYGLQAGAQSFGYALFFLSNEDLQYLRSSDGWELGVGPNIVVVDEGFARSFSTTTAQSGVYAFFFNQKGLMAGLGIQGSKITRIYPEK, from the coding sequence ATGAGTATCGATAGCAGAGGGGGGCAAGTCGGACGATCACGAAAAGCGATGTGGTTGCAATGGGGGCTGGTTCTTGCCCTTCTTTTTGTGGTTCCACAATTCGTCTTGGCCGATACCGCGGCAGAAATTGATCGTGACGTCAACAATGCATTGAACAAACTCTACCAGACCACACCGGTGGCGAGGAGGGTGGCAGGTATTGCCAAGGGGATACTCGTTTTCCCCAATATCATCAAAGGAGGGTTTATTATCGGCGGACAGTACGGTGAAGGAGCGTTGCGTGTCGGCGGTAAGACAACCGGTTATTATCGCTCGCTGGCCGCTTCCTACGGCCTGCAGGCCGGAGCGCAGTCGTTTGGATATGCGTTGTTTTTTCTTTCCAATGAGGACCTACAGTATCTGAGGAGCAGTGACGGTTGGGAACTTGGGGTCGGCCCGAACATCGTGGTTGTCGACGAAGGGTTCGCCCGCTCGTTTTCCACCACCACCGCACAATCCGGGGTGTATGCCTTCTTCTTCAATCAGAAAGGGTTGATGGCCGGCCTGGGGATCCAGGGAAGCAAGATCACCCGGATTTATCCGGAAAAATAA